A section of the Methanosarcina mazei S-6 genome encodes:
- a CDS encoding DNA-3-methyladenine glycosylase family protein: MYRLDPDFFNLDYTLDCGQVFRWEKNGDWWTGVVGNNVIRLSQEEDSRELLIDSKLPPEFFSRYFRLDDDLPLIYESINRDLLIDRAIKRYKGLRLIRQDPWECLISYMLATASSIPTIQKRICLLSRIFGQELEDGYFSFPDPETLANADMSMLDLCKLGFRADRIKMAAEEVCSGELDFNTLFRLEYKYARERLMRLRGIGEKVADCVLLFAFEKMESFPVDTHIRQIIQHYHIDDSYFETCTNLSCMGDWGREYFGRYCGYAQEYLYYQKRVEGFVSLY; the protein is encoded by the coding sequence ATGTACAGACTTGATCCCGATTTTTTCAACCTTGATTATACCCTCGACTGCGGCCAGGTCTTCCGCTGGGAAAAGAATGGAGACTGGTGGACAGGGGTTGTAGGAAACAATGTTATCCGTCTTTCCCAGGAGGAAGACAGCCGGGAACTGCTAATTGACTCCAAACTCCCTCCCGAATTTTTCTCCCGTTATTTTCGCCTTGACGACGACCTCCCTTTAATTTACGAGAGCATCAACAGGGACCTTCTGATAGACAGGGCAATAAAAAGATATAAGGGCCTGCGCCTGATCCGTCAGGATCCCTGGGAATGCCTGATTTCTTACATGCTTGCCACGGCTTCGAGCATTCCGACAATTCAAAAAAGGATCTGTCTTCTGAGCCGGATCTTCGGACAGGAGCTCGAAGACGGATATTTCAGTTTTCCGGACCCTGAAACTCTTGCAAACGCTGATATGTCCATGCTTGACCTCTGTAAGCTGGGCTTCAGGGCAGACCGCATAAAAATGGCAGCAGAGGAAGTCTGCTCAGGGGAACTGGACTTTAACACCCTTTTCCGCCTTGAATACAAATACGCCAGAGAACGCCTTATGAGGCTCCGCGGCATAGGGGAAAAAGTTGCTGACTGCGTCCTCCTTTTCGCTTTTGAGAAAATGGAGTCTTTCCCTGTAGATACCCACATCAGGCAGATCATCCAGCATTACCATATCGATGACAGCTACTTCGAAACCTGCACAAACCTGAGCTGTATGGGAGACTGGGGACGGGAATATTTCGGACGCTACTGCGGGTATGCCCAGGAGTATCTTTATTATCAGAAAAGGGTTGAGGGGTTTGTGAGTCTTTATTGA
- the cca gene encoding CCA tRNA nucleotidyltransferase encodes MDTDTSISEDLKLAVLEKIKPTEAERKELMAVQDELAAEVKAAAEKLCVPDIFVKMVGSAARGTWLSGTHDIDVFISFPEETSRKDLEIRGMGIAREVAKHAEYAEDRHAEHPYLNIVYKGFDVDLVPCFRVCSACQLKSAVDRTPFHNEFIKSRIKGREDDVLLMKQFMRGGRVYGSELKTQGFSGYLTELLIIYYGSFEKTVKAASSWKPGKKIDIMQHSELEHSEPLVMVDPTDPKRNVAAALSLDKFCMFIDHCREFLKSPEIKFFFPESPLPIEDKEFLEKLESRKTSQLAIVFETPDVVDDVLYPQLYKMEQAASSLLSEYDFSVIKTGVWSGKPQTVVMLELISGTLPNVKKRTGPPVWVREHAEKFKDKYEGAENVFGGYIENGKYVYEVHRKYTTAKGLLEEQLLNCSLGKQVYQSVNKGFEVIENAEICRLKDQDFRVFLRKWV; translated from the coding sequence ATGGATACAGATACCAGTATTTCAGAAGACCTGAAGCTTGCCGTCCTTGAAAAGATTAAACCCACGGAAGCCGAAAGGAAAGAACTCATGGCTGTTCAGGATGAGCTTGCCGCAGAAGTAAAAGCAGCAGCAGAGAAACTTTGCGTGCCTGATATTTTTGTGAAGATGGTGGGTTCTGCTGCAAGAGGCACCTGGCTCTCAGGAACTCACGATATTGATGTTTTTATCAGCTTTCCCGAAGAAACTTCCAGAAAAGACCTGGAAATAAGAGGAATGGGAATTGCCAGGGAAGTTGCAAAACACGCGGAATATGCCGAAGACCGCCATGCTGAACACCCTTACCTGAATATTGTTTACAAAGGCTTTGATGTGGACCTTGTCCCTTGCTTCCGGGTCTGTTCTGCATGCCAGCTAAAATCCGCAGTCGACAGGACACCTTTCCATAATGAATTCATAAAATCCCGCATAAAAGGTAGGGAAGATGATGTCCTGCTCATGAAGCAGTTTATGCGCGGGGGCAGAGTCTACGGCTCGGAACTGAAAACACAGGGATTTTCAGGCTACCTGACCGAACTCCTTATCATTTACTACGGCTCTTTCGAAAAAACCGTAAAAGCAGCCTCTTCATGGAAGCCCGGCAAGAAAATAGATATTATGCAGCACTCGGAACTGGAGCACAGCGAACCCCTGGTAATGGTGGACCCGACAGACCCGAAGCGGAATGTTGCAGCAGCCCTCTCTCTTGACAAATTCTGCATGTTCATAGACCACTGCAGGGAGTTTCTGAAAAGCCCGGAAATCAAATTCTTTTTCCCTGAATCTCCCCTGCCCATCGAGGATAAAGAGTTTCTTGAAAAACTGGAAAGCCGGAAAACTTCACAGCTTGCAATCGTCTTCGAGACGCCTGATGTTGTGGACGACGTGCTCTATCCGCAACTGTATAAAATGGAACAGGCTGCATCTTCCCTCCTCAGCGAATACGATTTTTCAGTGATCAAAACCGGCGTCTGGTCAGGGAAACCCCAAACCGTGGTTATGCTCGAACTTATCTCAGGCACCCTCCCCAACGTGAAAAAGAGAACTGGTCCTCCGGTATGGGTCAGGGAACATGCTGAGAAGTTCAAAGACAAGTATGAAGGAGCTGAAAATGTTTTTGGAGGATATATCGAAAACGGGAAGTACGTCTATGAAGTCCACCGAAAATACACAACTGCAAAAGGGCTCCTTGAAGAACAGCTTCTAAACTGCTCCCTGGGAAAACAGGTTTATCAGAGCGTGAATAAAGGCTTTGAGGTTATTGAAAATGCGGAAATTTGCAGGTTAAAAGATCAGGATTTCAGGGTTTTTTTGAGGAAATGGGTGTAA
- a CDS encoding CBS domain-containing protein: MKVKDVMNPDVVFCKPENTVREAAKILKENNISGAPVLEDGKLVGIVSEADLLELLVIPEKGNLWLPSPFEIIEVPIRELLSWEETKKMLSDVGSTKLEEMMTKSVHTISSEASVEEASELMVRHRINRLPVIENGYVVGIVTRGDIIEGLAKL, from the coding sequence ATGAAAGTAAAAGATGTCATGAATCCTGATGTTGTATTCTGCAAGCCTGAAAATACAGTTCGGGAAGCTGCAAAGATCCTTAAGGAAAACAACATCAGTGGAGCTCCTGTCCTTGAGGACGGAAAGCTTGTAGGGATAGTAAGTGAGGCTGACCTTCTTGAGCTGCTGGTGATCCCGGAAAAAGGAAACCTCTGGCTCCCGAGCCCTTTTGAAATAATAGAGGTGCCCATAAGGGAACTCCTGAGCTGGGAGGAAACCAAAAAGATGCTTTCTGATGTTGGTTCTACAAAGCTGGAAGAGATGATGACAAAGAGTGTGCACACAATCTCTTCCGAGGCATCCGTTGAAGAAGCCTCAGAACTTATGGTCAGGCACAGGATCAACAGGCTTCCTGTGATTGAAAATGGTTATGTTGTCGGAATTGTCACGCGCGGAGACATTATAGAAGGACTTGCAAAACTTTGA
- the argJ gene encoding bifunctional ornithine acetyltransferase/N-acetylglutamate synthase: MKQIEGGICAVRGVSAYGIKPGKMGIAVIRAEGPAAGVFTRNKVVAAPVTLSRERIETEHRLSAVIANSGNANAFTGDDGFLDAMEMASMVAENLGLDPDNVAVASTGVIGRRLDVSFIKEHLPEVLEGLGSSPECSRAAAKAIMTTDRALKESAVELDCGVRIGAIAKGSGMIEPNMGTMLCFAYTDAKVPADVLDAALKIAVDKTFNMVVVDGDTSTNDMVLFTSTCKSGVKPCLDCLDDFEEGLVCVFTDLAKKMAKDGEGATKLIEARVTGAKKYEDARLVAKTIVRSPLVKSAIFGKDPNWGRVVAAAGYSGAELEQERLTLSFSGGGEEVELVKAGEISTASDLSLLKKIMANDEIIINLDLAMGEESATAWGCDLTYDYVRINAEYTT; this comes from the coding sequence ATGAAGCAAATAGAGGGCGGAATTTGTGCAGTAAGGGGCGTATCTGCATACGGGATAAAACCCGGAAAAATGGGGATAGCTGTTATCCGTGCGGAAGGGCCTGCGGCAGGTGTTTTTACAAGGAATAAGGTAGTTGCGGCTCCTGTTACACTCAGCAGGGAACGGATTGAAACCGAACACAGGCTGTCTGCTGTGATTGCAAACAGTGGAAACGCCAATGCTTTTACTGGTGATGACGGTTTTCTGGACGCTATGGAAATGGCTTCTATGGTCGCTGAAAATCTAGGCCTGGACCCTGATAACGTTGCCGTTGCCTCGACAGGAGTAATCGGCAGGAGGCTTGACGTCTCCTTTATAAAGGAACACCTTCCTGAAGTCCTTGAAGGGCTGGGCAGTTCTCCCGAATGTAGCCGTGCAGCAGCAAAGGCTATCATGACCACGGACAGAGCCCTTAAAGAATCTGCTGTGGAACTTGACTGCGGGGTAAGGATAGGGGCAATTGCAAAAGGCTCCGGCATGATAGAACCGAATATGGGAACCATGCTCTGCTTTGCATATACTGATGCAAAGGTGCCTGCCGATGTCCTGGATGCGGCTCTGAAGATAGCTGTCGACAAAACCTTCAACATGGTTGTCGTGGACGGGGACACGAGCACGAATGATATGGTGCTTTTTACCTCCACCTGTAAGTCCGGAGTCAAGCCCTGCCTGGATTGCCTTGACGACTTTGAGGAAGGGCTTGTTTGTGTGTTTACCGACCTTGCAAAGAAAATGGCTAAAGACGGGGAAGGTGCGACCAAACTTATAGAAGCCAGAGTTACAGGGGCAAAAAAATACGAAGATGCCAGACTTGTTGCAAAAACCATTGTCCGCTCTCCTCTGGTGAAGTCTGCCATTTTCGGAAAAGACCCTAACTGGGGCAGGGTTGTAGCTGCAGCAGGGTATTCGGGTGCCGAGCTTGAGCAGGAAAGGCTCACTCTATCTTTCTCAGGAGGAGGAGAGGAGGTCGAACTTGTAAAAGCTGGGGAAATATCAACGGCTTCGGATCTTTCCCTCCTGAAGAAAATAATGGCAAATGATGAGATTATCATTAACCTTGACCTTGCAATGGGAGAAGAATCCGCAACTGCATGGGGCTGCGACCTGACTTACGATTATGTCAGGATCAATGCCGAATACACAACCTGA
- a CDS encoding type IV pilin, with the protein MMVKKFSALKGSDEKGLAPVIGTAVTIVIVFILAGLVSSVFFEEYGNPSNKISPTAKLQIYFTGDESSLEFKHEGGDQLFFDSPSISVIMDINGSSYPLNDSELGALETGEKGVLALNKSELLPSMELKPGEWVSVKVVDYDSGGIIAENDLEVKRQMLIEPE; encoded by the coding sequence ATGATGGTAAAGAAATTTTCAGCCTTAAAGGGCTCAGATGAAAAGGGTCTCGCTCCTGTTATCGGGACGGCAGTTACAATAGTCATCGTGTTTATTCTTGCAGGACTGGTTTCTTCAGTCTTTTTTGAGGAGTACGGCAATCCATCCAATAAGATATCACCAACAGCAAAACTGCAGATCTATTTTACCGGGGACGAGAGTTCCCTTGAGTTCAAACATGAAGGCGGAGATCAGCTTTTTTTCGACAGTCCTTCTATATCGGTTATTATGGACATTAACGGCAGCTCGTATCCGCTAAATGACTCCGAACTGGGAGCTCTCGAAACCGGAGAAAAAGGAGTTCTTGCGTTGAATAAAAGCGAATTGCTGCCTTCAATGGAGCTGAAGCCGGGAGAATGGGTTTCGGTAAAGGTAGTTGATTATGATAGTGGCGGCATTATCGCAGAAAATGATCTTGAAGTTAAAAGACAGATGCTTATAGAGCCGGAATGA
- a CDS encoding queuosine precursor transporter codes for MLVWLYWIITLTIATYASVYIIKKMPENGFAALTAFYVVYLAASQVLATRIIVFDLGFYSFFAPAAVFIYPFIAQVVDMINEVYGEKRTHISILIAFATQVLFVLFIGMVTNLSPAPFFELEDAWKSLFGLSIRITIASWVSFLVCSNLDAWIFASLKKRFSEKEKNFKHDTMINPYIWLRSGASDFVNLTLDSVIFVFIAYYGVMPVLPLIIGQLISKNVIGFLDNPWFVFYKKLLNKNTNG; via the coding sequence ATGCTTGTCTGGCTTTACTGGATCATCACTCTAACAATTGCTACCTATGCATCCGTGTATATTATTAAAAAAATGCCTGAGAATGGATTTGCAGCCCTCACCGCTTTCTATGTAGTTTACCTCGCAGCTTCGCAGGTACTTGCTACACGCATTATCGTGTTTGACCTTGGCTTCTATTCCTTTTTCGCGCCCGCAGCGGTTTTCATTTATCCTTTTATTGCCCAGGTCGTGGATATGATTAACGAAGTCTACGGGGAGAAAAGGACGCATATATCCATCCTTATCGCTTTTGCTACCCAGGTACTTTTTGTACTCTTCATAGGCATGGTTACAAACCTCAGTCCTGCACCTTTCTTTGAACTTGAAGATGCCTGGAAGAGTCTCTTCGGGCTGAGTATCAGGATTACCATTGCAAGCTGGGTTTCTTTTCTGGTCTGCTCGAACCTTGATGCCTGGATCTTTGCATCCCTTAAAAAGCGTTTTTCGGAAAAAGAAAAGAACTTCAAGCATGACACCATGATAAACCCTTATATCTGGCTACGTTCAGGGGCTAGCGACTTTGTTAACCTTACTCTGGACTCTGTGATATTTGTCTTTATTGCTTATTATGGAGTTATGCCCGTGCTCCCTCTGATTATAGGACAGCTCATCAGCAAGAATGTTATAGGTTTTCTGGACAACCCCTGGTTTGTGTTCTACAAAAAATTACTTAATAAAAATACAAATGGTTAA
- a CDS encoding nucleoside 2-deoxyribosyltransferase has protein sequence MSEKKLVYLAGPLFTHAELEYNRKLRDTLLNNGFSVFLPQEDAEDAAQERERQNQECIFLKCVEGIDASDIIVAVLDGADVDAGTAWEAGYAYAKGKPVIGLRTDFRELSDGIVNLMLEMAIVALARDEEELIKIIEKYQ, from the coding sequence TTGAGCGAAAAAAAGTTAGTTTATCTTGCAGGCCCTCTCTTTACGCATGCCGAACTCGAATATAACAGAAAATTAAGAGATACGTTGCTCAATAATGGTTTTTCTGTTTTTTTGCCCCAGGAAGACGCAGAAGATGCGGCACAGGAGCGCGAAAGACAGAACCAGGAATGCATATTTCTAAAATGTGTGGAAGGCATTGATGCCTCGGACATTATTGTTGCAGTCCTTGACGGTGCAGACGTGGATGCCGGGACAGCATGGGAGGCAGGTTATGCCTATGCAAAAGGAAAGCCGGTGATAGGGCTCAGGACGGATTTCAGGGAGCTTTCGGACGGGATAGTTAACTTGATGCTGGAGATGGCTATAGTTGCCCTTGCCAGAGACGAAGAAGAACTCATTAAAATAATTGAAAAATACCAGTGA
- the pfkC gene encoding ADP-specific phosphofructokinase — MDMEEWEQRHNEAFYDAKEALPYLDGMFVAYNSNIDAIRHLDEEALTKLIGFFDEAEIQERVAVYPREIADPLDFIARLLIAMREGKAAEVPTYTEEIHTWLKEHLGFDYARMGGQAGIISNLLARLDLKKVVAYIPWLSAEQAEYFEDNGNILHPKVENGEVVLKTPAEAFNPGMGSKVNWIFEFSKDLKVSCAGSTFKVPRDNRLIISSRPKWIRLDMDRAIYDQLETIFPVDGAMLSGYQMIKEEYEDGSTYKDYVEHSVEVINKLKSLNPDLRIHVELTSIQNRVIRKAILTEIVARHVHSLGLDTVEVANALNVLGYEELSYSVIRKGENGIMSLYQGAVQLMKDLKLERVHVHSLGFYICILAKGHPLTLKEHRDALLFSSVLAASRALHGKIEDLNEAETGLDVPVSAQGLEDLETFKLYCTGRKLCSPDEFEYGYIYGSDHDAILIPSKVVDRPKATVGIGDTISAGAFAAMLARMKQIKSGK; from the coding sequence GTGGACATGGAAGAATGGGAACAGCGCCATAATGAAGCATTTTACGATGCTAAAGAAGCCCTTCCTTATCTGGACGGGATGTTTGTAGCTTACAACAGCAATATTGATGCTATCAGGCACCTGGATGAAGAAGCCCTGACAAAGCTTATCGGGTTTTTCGATGAGGCTGAAATTCAGGAAAGGGTTGCGGTATACCCGAGAGAAATTGCCGATCCGTTGGATTTCATCGCCCGCCTGCTCATAGCTATGAGGGAAGGGAAAGCCGCAGAAGTGCCCACATATACCGAAGAAATCCATACGTGGCTGAAAGAACACCTTGGTTTCGACTATGCCAGAATGGGAGGCCAGGCAGGAATTATTTCAAACCTTCTTGCCCGGTTAGACCTGAAAAAGGTTGTGGCTTATATTCCCTGGCTTTCAGCAGAGCAGGCAGAATATTTTGAAGATAACGGCAACATCCTTCACCCTAAAGTAGAAAATGGAGAAGTCGTCCTCAAGACTCCTGCAGAGGCTTTCAATCCCGGGATGGGGTCAAAGGTCAACTGGATATTTGAGTTTTCCAAAGACCTCAAAGTGTCCTGCGCAGGGAGCACTTTCAAAGTGCCCAGGGACAACCGCCTGATTATCTCTTCCCGCCCCAAATGGATCCGCCTTGATATGGACAGAGCGATATATGACCAGCTTGAGACCATCTTTCCGGTTGACGGGGCAATGCTTTCCGGTTATCAGATGATAAAAGAAGAATATGAGGACGGGTCTACCTACAAAGATTATGTTGAGCATTCCGTAGAAGTCATTAATAAGCTGAAGTCATTGAACCCTGACCTCCGTATCCATGTGGAGCTCACTTCCATCCAGAACCGGGTTATAAGAAAGGCAATCCTTACAGAAATTGTTGCAAGGCATGTCCATTCTCTCGGGCTTGACACTGTAGAAGTTGCAAATGCTCTTAATGTACTCGGATATGAGGAGCTTTCATATTCCGTGATCCGGAAGGGAGAAAACGGGATTATGTCCCTTTACCAGGGGGCTGTCCAGTTAATGAAGGACCTTAAACTTGAAAGGGTACATGTTCACTCTCTTGGCTTCTATATATGCATCCTGGCAAAAGGCCACCCTCTAACCCTGAAAGAACACAGGGATGCCCTGCTCTTCTCCTCTGTCCTCGCAGCTTCCCGGGCCCTTCACGGAAAAATCGAAGACCTTAATGAAGCCGAAACCGGCCTGGACGTGCCTGTCTCAGCCCAGGGCCTGGAAGATCTGGAGACCTTCAAGCTTTACTGTACAGGAAGAAAGCTATGCAGCCCGGATGAATTTGAATACGGGTACATATACGGGTCAGATCATGACGCTATCCTCATACCATCCAAAGTGGTGGACAGGCCAAAAGCAACGGTAGGAATAGGAGATACCATTTCCGCAGGGGCTTTTGCAGCCATGCTTGCAAGGATGAAACAGATAAAATCAGGGAAATAA
- a CDS encoding ADP-dependent glucokinase/phosphofructokinase translates to MKILCGYNVNIDSVYRINGAEISELLKSFEKAQILEKMENPPGKILSESDFVAGLVYCMKNGCGAEWLVFEQGVFEFLKNRYLEKSIVRMGGNAGIMANVLSEMGASRVVPNVAVPSETQLSLFSKKAVYFPGTPLQADKEPGKVNPEDESIKNTQESEDARKSEDAHKSEDAHNARTGSTGTSRTQDPIHFVFDFSEGETFSLYGKEIRVPRENRFIATCDHLNFRLFTSAAFENYALDNAGEMDGALISGFHLLLDTYPDGSTYGEYLENSFSRLKTWKSKNENLRIHVELGHFASRDIANSVFLKSAGISDSIGMNEDELAIFNYLHGVPAEGLLRMEAESIGKAACKLAFMNGLERLFIHTREFVLTVSGPDSGNSDSSGISEKWDEKKWKDRESPALLKEAGKIIEAMSFGQKCAGAYAASGKLEGREFMEKEALKLQESEIGRKQLQLFLKAFGGAACGRGAYALMEGCMLCILPTLLCKSPITTVGLGDTLTAGTFLRGLELDVQT, encoded by the coding sequence ATGAAAATACTTTGTGGCTATAATGTAAATATAGACTCCGTATACAGGATAAACGGAGCTGAAATCTCGGAACTGCTGAAGTCGTTTGAAAAGGCTCAAATTCTTGAAAAAATGGAGAACCCTCCCGGGAAAATCCTTTCAGAGTCTGATTTCGTGGCAGGGCTAGTTTACTGTATGAAAAACGGTTGTGGAGCCGAATGGCTTGTTTTTGAACAGGGAGTCTTTGAGTTTTTGAAGAACCGGTATCTTGAAAAGTCCATTGTAAGAATGGGCGGAAATGCAGGGATTATGGCAAACGTCCTTTCCGAGATGGGGGCTTCGAGAGTCGTCCCGAATGTTGCTGTTCCTTCAGAAACCCAGCTCTCTTTATTCTCAAAAAAAGCAGTCTATTTTCCGGGCACTCCTCTTCAGGCAGATAAAGAGCCGGGAAAAGTAAACCCTGAAGACGAATCTATAAAAAATACTCAGGAATCTGAAGATGCGCGTAAATCTGAAGATGCACATAAATCTGAAGATGCACATAATGCACGGACAGGCAGCACAGGTACTTCCAGAACCCAGGACCCTATCCATTTCGTTTTTGATTTTTCAGAAGGCGAAACTTTTTCCCTTTATGGAAAAGAAATCCGGGTCCCCAGGGAAAACCGCTTTATTGCGACCTGCGACCACCTGAACTTCAGGCTCTTTACCAGCGCTGCTTTTGAGAATTATGCCCTGGACAATGCAGGAGAAATGGACGGGGCACTCATATCAGGCTTCCATCTCCTTCTTGATACCTATCCTGACGGCAGCACTTACGGAGAATATCTTGAAAATTCTTTTTCCAGGCTTAAAACCTGGAAATCAAAAAATGAAAATCTCAGGATTCATGTGGAACTGGGGCATTTCGCAAGCAGGGATATAGCAAACTCTGTATTTTTAAAATCTGCCGGAATTTCGGACAGCATCGGAATGAACGAAGACGAGCTTGCAATCTTTAATTACCTGCACGGAGTCCCTGCTGAAGGCCTTTTGCGTATGGAAGCCGAGTCCATAGGAAAGGCAGCCTGTAAACTTGCTTTTATGAACGGGCTTGAGAGACTCTTTATTCATACAAGGGAGTTTGTTCTGACTGTATCAGGGCCGGATTCCGGAAATTCTGACAGTTCAGGAATTTCAGAAAAATGGGATGAAAAAAAATGGAAAGACAGAGAAAGTCCAGCTCTGCTGAAGGAAGCCGGGAAAATAATCGAAGCCATGAGCTTCGGACAGAAGTGTGCAGGAGCATATGCCGCTTCAGGGAAGCTCGAAGGGCGGGAATTTATGGAAAAAGAGGCTTTGAAACTTCAGGAAAGCGAGATTGGAAGAAAGCAGTTGCAGCTTTTCCTGAAAGCCTTCGGAGGAGCTGCCTGTGGACGGGGAGCATATGCTTTAATGGAAGGCTGTATGCTCTGTATTCTCCCCACTCTTCTCTGCAAATCCCCGATAACTACGGTTGGGCTCGGGGACACGCTGACTGCGGGAACTTTTTTGAGGGGGCTTGAGCTGGATGTACAGACTTGA
- the argC gene encoding N-acetyl-gamma-glutamyl-phosphate reductase: MIKAGIIGASGYTGGELLRLLVSHPDVSLELATSRSLAGKPVASTHRHLEGFLDLKYENPGLEEIRERCDLVFLAVPHGTGMNYVPELLDGSTKVIDLSADYRLDIPVFEKIYGIKHSDPRNAVYGLVELHPEAAREYFVANPGCFPTGAILSAAPLAAAGLIDIAVFDSKTGISGAGISPTETSHYPNLAENIVPYKLTAHRHRAEIVQELTRLDGNLRNISFTPHVIPTIRGISTTAHLFTKEPLSTEDVRGIYEEFYRDKPFVRLPGGVPSLTAVRGSNFCDIGFEADKENNRVVVLSAIDNLVKGASGQAIQNMNLMFGLVETRGLWTPATAP; this comes from the coding sequence ATGATCAAGGCAGGAATTATAGGAGCTTCCGGATATACAGGAGGAGAACTCCTGCGCTTACTTGTAAGCCACCCCGATGTCAGTCTTGAACTGGCGACCTCCCGGAGTCTTGCAGGAAAACCCGTAGCAAGCACTCACAGGCACCTCGAAGGCTTTCTGGACCTGAAGTACGAAAACCCCGGGCTTGAAGAAATCAGGGAGCGTTGTGACTTGGTTTTTTTGGCGGTGCCTCACGGGACCGGTATGAATTACGTCCCCGAACTGCTCGACGGTAGCACAAAGGTAATCGACCTCAGCGCGGACTACAGGCTTGATATTCCGGTATTTGAAAAAATTTATGGAATAAAACACAGCGACCCGAGGAATGCAGTGTACGGGCTTGTAGAACTTCACCCTGAAGCAGCCAGAGAATATTTTGTGGCAAATCCGGGCTGTTTCCCTACAGGAGCGATTCTCTCAGCAGCCCCGCTTGCAGCAGCCGGGCTGATAGATATCGCGGTATTCGACTCCAAAACAGGGATTTCAGGGGCAGGAATTTCTCCAACTGAAACCTCGCATTACCCGAATCTTGCAGAAAATATTGTCCCGTATAAACTTACAGCTCACAGGCACAGGGCTGAGATCGTACAGGAACTAACGAGGCTTGACGGAAATCTCCGAAACATCAGCTTCACTCCGCATGTAATCCCAACCATCAGAGGGATCTCTACAACTGCACACCTCTTTACAAAAGAGCCTCTTTCGACCGAAGATGTCAGGGGAATTTATGAGGAGTTTTACAGGGATAAGCCTTTTGTCCGGCTCCCGGGAGGAGTCCCGTCCCTTACTGCGGTCAGGGGTTCTAACTTCTGTGATATTGGCTTTGAAGCAGATAAAGAGAATAACAGGGTTGTTGTACTCTCGGCAATCGATAATCTTGTCAAAGGCGCATCCGGGCAGGCTATCCAGAACATGAACCTTATGTTCGGGCTGGTTGAGACCCGCGGTCTCTGGACGCCTGCCACAGCTCCATAA